The window tctctctctctctatatatatatatctctttatctctatctctctctctctctctctttatctctatctctttatctctctgtctctctctctatatatatctatctctttATCTAAAACATTTGTGAACAAAAGAACATTCAACCACAAATATGCATCTACAGTAAATAAAGAAATCCCATTCTAGTGACTGTCTGACACTGAAAGGATCTTACTCAGTACTCTGATATCTCTGTAAATCATCACCCTCTCTGAACAGAGGGACGTAAGGCTGCATCTTACTCAGTACTCTGATATCTCTGTAAACCATCACCCTCTCTGAACAGCGGGACGTAAGGCTGCATCTTACTCAGTACTCTGATATCTCTGTAAACCATCACCCTCTCTGAACAGCGGGACGTAAGGCTGCATCTTACTCAGTACTCAGATATCTCTATAAAACACCACCCTCTCTGAACAGTGGGACGTAAGGCTGCATCTTACTCAGTACTCAGATATCTCTATAAAACACCACCCTCTCTGAACAGCGGGACGTAAGGCTGCATCTTACTCAGTACTCTGATATCTCTATAAAACACCACCCTCTCTGAACAGCAGGACGTAAACTACAGGTTGTGTTATAGGGTTTGTAAGGTCTTACGTTTACATCAGAAACAACACtgtaaacatcaacaacaacaacaccagttACCTCTCACCAGTCTGACTGTTGACAAGGCCGTCTACTGACAGTGTCATAAGGGCTGGAATGTTTACATCAACAAGAACACCCGTTACCTCTCACCTgtctaaggtaactgagctaaacgactaccgccccgtagcactcacttccgtcatcatgaagtgctttgagagactagtcaaggaccatatcacctccaccctacctgacaccctagacccactccaatttgcttaccgcccaaataggtccacagacgatgcaatctcaacaacactgcacactgccctaacccacctggacaagaggaatacctatgtgagaatgctgttcatcgactacagctcggcattcaacaccatagtaccctccaagctcgtcatcaagctcgagaccctgggtctcgaccccgccctgtgcaactgggtactggacttcctgacgggccgcccccaggtggtgagggtaggcaacaacatctcctccccgctgatcctcaacacgggggccccacaagggtgcgttctgagccctctcctgtactccctgttcacccacgactgcgtggccacgcacgcctccaactcaatcatcaagtttgcggacgacacaacagtggtaggcttgattaccaacaacgacgagacggcctacagggaggaggtgagggccctcggagtgtggtgtcaggaaaataacctcacactcaacgtcaacaaaactaaggagatgattgtggacttcaggaaacagtagagggaacacccccctatccacatcgatggaacagtagtggagagggtagctagttttaagttcctcggcatacacatcacagacaaactgaattggtccactcacactgacagcgtcgtgaagaaggagcagcagcgcctattcaacctcaggaggctgaagaaattcggcttgtcaccaaaagcactcacaaacgtctacagatgcacaatcgagagcatcctggcgggctgtatcaccgcctggtacggcaactgctccgccctcaaccgtaaggctctccagagggtagtgaggactgcacaacgcatcaccgggggaaaactacctgccctccaggacacctacaccacccgttgttacaggaaggccataaagatcatcaaggacatcaaccacccgaaccactgcctgttcaccccgctatcatccagaaggcgaggtcagtacaggtgcatcaaagcagggaccgagagactgaaaaacagcttctatctcaaggctatcagactgttaaacagccaccactaacattgagtggctgctgccaacacactgtcattgacactgacccaactccagccattttaataatgggaattgatgggaaatgatgtaaatatatcactagccactttaaacaatgctaccttatataatgttacttaccctacattattaatctcatatgcatatgtatatactgtactctacatcatcgactgcatccttatgtaacacatgtatcactagccactttaactatgccactttgtttactttgtctacacactcatctcatatgtatatactgtactcgataccatctactgtatgctgctctgtaccatcactcattcatatatccttatgtacatgttccttatccccttacactgtgtataagacagtagttttggaattgttagttagattacttgttggttatcactgcattgtcggaactagaagcacaagcatttcgctacactcgcattaacatctgctaaccatgtgtatgtgacaaataacattagatttgatttgatttgtctgacTGTTGACAAGGCCGTCTACTGATAGTGTCATAACTGTAATGtttacatcaacatcaacaacacccGTTACCTCTCACCAGTCTGACTGTTGACAAGGCCGTCTACTGACAGTGTCATAACTGTAATgtttacatcaacaacaacaacacccgttaccttacatttacatttacatttaagtcatttagcagacgctcttatccagagcgacttacaaattggtgcattcaccttataacatccagtggaacagccactttacaatagtgcatctaaatcttaaagggggggggtgagagggattacttatcctatcctaggtattccttaaagaggtggggtttcaggtgtctccggaaggtggtgattgactccgctgtcctggcgtcgtgagggagtttgttccaccattggggggccagagcagcgaacagttttgactgggctgagcgggagctgtacttcctcagtggtagggaggcgagcaggccagaggtggatgaacgcagtgcccttgtttgggtgtagggcctgatcagagcctggaggtactgaggtgccgttcccctcacagctccgtaggcaagcaccatggtcttgtagcggatgcgagcttcaactggaagccagtctGACTGTTGACAAGGCCGTCTACTGACAGTGTCATAACTGTAATgtttacatcaacaacaacaacaacaacacccgtTACCTCTCACCTGTCTGACTGTTGACGAGGCCGTCTACTGACAGTGTCATAAGGGCTGTAATgtttacatcaacaacaacaacacccgtTACCTCTCACCTGTCTGACTGTTGACAAGGCCGTCTACTGACAGTGTCAGAACTGTAATgtttacatcaacaacaacaacacccgtTACCTCTCACCTGTCCGCTGTTAGCTAGATCATCCACTGTCATGGTGTTATCCAGTCTGAGCCCCAGTCCAAAGTCACACAGACAACAGGTGAGATCCTGCTTCACCAGGATGTTAGAGCTCTTCAGGTCGCGGTGTACGATGGGCACCTTGGGCCGCCCGCAGGCCGTGTGGTCACTGTGAAGGTGTGCCACCCCGCAGGCCAGGGACCAGCCCAGACCCCGTAGATCCTCCCAGGAGACCAGGTTACGGGTCAGGTACTCCTGAAGGTTTCCTCGGGGGTGGAAGGCTGTGATCAGCCAGTACTGCTTCGACATCTACAACGGACAAAAAGACACCAACAGAACCGGTTAGAAAGGGTGTTGGGAACAATTAGCTTAAAGTGGTCTGTTTGTTTGCCTGGCGACCGGAGCTCTTTGCTCTTGCTCTTTGCTCTGCCTGCCTGACGCTAAGCCACGCCCACGGACCCAAGCTCTTTGCTCTTGCCTGATGCTAAGCCACGCCCACGGACCCAAGCTCTTTGCTCTTGCCTGATGCTAAGCCACGCCCACAGACCCAAGCTCTTTGCTCTTGCCTGACGCTAAGCCACGCCCACGGACCCGAGCTCTTTGCTCTTGCCTGATGCTAAGCCACGCCCACGGACCCGAGCTCTTTGCTCTTGTCTGACGCTAAGCCACGCCCACGGACGGGAGTTTCTTCTCCACAATGGGTCTGGATCTGAGTTCCTCCGAGACTATTTATAACACgcaaacacattctaactgttctgattggtccagaaaacCGGaagggttgggccagagccagaacacacgtGGGTAAAGGTGGCTTTGACACTTCTGATTGGTCCAAAAACCGGacgggttgggccagagccagaacaaACGTGGGTAAAGGTGGCTTTGACacctctgattggttagagatgatccaattGTTGATGACTTTGTTATGTACAACACCTGCACCAACACCTACAACATCATTTGGACGTCACCTTAAAGGACTTTAACGATGTCAGCCTCAGACTGAAGTATGAGCGAATATATCTACATCCTATCCCTGTAATCTAGAGAGAGTGGacaacaatatacagtatgtatctctgTAATCTAGAGACAGTGGACAACACAGTATGTATCTCTGTAATCTAGACACAGTGGACAACACAGTATGTATCTCTGTAATCTAGAGAGAGTGGACAACACAGTATGTATCTCTGTAATCTAGAGACAGTGGACAACACAGTATGTATCTCTGTAATCTAGAGACAGTGGACAACACAGTATGTATCTCTGTAATCTAGACACAGTGGACAACACAGTATGTATCCCTGTAATCTAGAGACAGTGAATAGGgttccagccctggtctaaagtagtgcactatgtagggaatagggttccagccctggtctaaagtagtgcactatgtagggaatagggttccagccctggtctaaagtagtgcactatgtagggaatagggttccagccctggtctaaagtagtgcactatgtagggaatagggttccagccctgggtctaaagtagtgcactatgttgggaatagggttccacccctggtctaaagtagtgcactatgtagggaatagggttccagccctggtctaaagtagtgcactatgtagggaatagggttccagccctggtctaaagtagtgcactatgtagggaatagggttccagctctggtctaaagtagtgcactatgtagggaatagggttccagccctggtctaaagtagtgcactatgtaggaatagggttccagccctgggtctaaagtagtgcactatgttgggaatagggttccagccctggtctaaagtagtgcactatgtagggaatagggttccagccctggtctaaagtagtgcactatgtagggaatagggttccagccctggtctaaagtagtgcactatgtaggaatagggttccagccctggtctaaagtagtgcactatgtagggaatagggtgtcatttgggatggaaCGAAACAGGGACGCTACACTACCTTTCTCTCCTCTGCTGTGAGGAAGTGGAGGACGTTGTCGTGGCGAAGGTTGATGTCAGAGAAGATGTCCTTCTCGTTCTTCCACGATGCGTACTCTTCCTCAGGGAAGATCTTCACGGCCACCGTCTCATACTGGTCCGATGAGGAGCCGGGCTGCCTCAGCTTGGCCTTGAACACCTCAGCGAAGCGCCCCTTACCCACCTAATGTAGATATAATATACAGTAAATCTGGTTATAACCCTTACCCACCTTATGTAGCTATAATATACAGTAAATCTGGTTATAACCCTTACCCACCTAATGTAGATATAATATACAGTAAATCTGGTTATAACCCTTACCCACCTAATGTAGATATAATATACAGTAAATCTGGTTATAACCCTTACCCACCTAATGTAGATATAATATACAGTAAATCTGGTTATAACCCTTACCCACCTAATGTAGATATAATATACAGTAAATCTGGTTATAACCCTTACCCACCTGTGGTTGCAGTAAAAGTGAGAAGTTAGGGCTAGTCTAAAGCACAAAAGAACAGGAAGTTGAAATGAGCACCACAGGGAGAAGACCTAAAGTCGGCATTGCACTACAAAGGATTTCTagtagaagaggaagaggaagaaggagaagaataTAAAAAGAAatgccatttagcggacacttttatccagagtgactaACACTCATGCTAAATACATTTTACGTGtaggaagaaaaagaagaaggagaagaaggaggagaagaagaaggagaagaagaagaaggagaagaaggagaagaagaagaagaagaagaagaagaaaaagaagaagaagaagaagaagaagaagaagaagaagaaggaagaagaagaagaagaagaagaagaagaaggagaagaagaagaagaagaaggagaaggagaagaaggagaaggaggaggagaagaaggagaagaagaaaaaagaaggagaaggagaagaagaagaaggagaagaagaagaagaagaaggaggagaagaagaagaagaagaaggaagagaagaaggagaagaagaagcagaaggagaagaagaaggagaaggaggagaagaagaagcagaaggagaagaagaagaagaaggagaagaagaagcagaaggagaagaagaaggagaaggaggggaagaagaagcagaaggagaagaagaagaaggagaagcagaaggagaagaataaggagaaggaggagaagaagaagaagaagaagaagaagaagaagaagaagaagaagaagaagaagaagaagaagaagaagaagaagaagaaggagaagtagaagcagaaggagaagaagaaggagaaggaggagaaggagaagaagaagaaggagaagaaggaggagaaggagaagaagaaggaggaggagaagataagaagaaggagaagaaggagaagaagaaggaggagaaggagaagaagaggaaggagaagaaggaggagaaggagaagaggaaggaggagaaggagaaaaggaagaaggagaagaagaagaagtaggaggagaaggagaagaagaaggaggaggagaaggagaagaagaaggagaagaagaagaagaaggaggagaaggagaagaagaagaagaaggagaagaagaaggaggaggagaagataagaaaaggagaagaaggagaagaagaaggaggagaaggagaagaagaggaaggagaagaaggaggagaaggagaagaggaaggagaaggagaaaaggaagaaggagaagaaggagaagtagggggagaaggagaagaagaaggaggaggagaaggagaagaagaaggagaagaagaagaagaagaagaatgagaagaagaagaagaagaagaaggagaagaagaaggagaagaaggaggagaaagaagaaggaggaggaggaggagaaggagaagaagaagaagaaggagaagaagaagaagaagaaggaggagaaggagaaggagaaggaggagaaggagaagaaggagaaggaggaggagaagagaggagaagagaggaggagaagaaggaggagaaggaggagaagaagaggagaagaagaagaagaaggaggagaagaagaagaggagaagaaggaggagaaggaggagaagaagaagaagaagaagaagaagaagaagaagaagaagaagaagaagaagaagaagaagaaggagaagaagaaggaggagaaggaggagaaggagaagaagaagaagaagaagaagaagaagaagaaggaggagaagaagaaggagaaggaggagaagaagaaggaggagaaggaggagaaggagaagaagaagaaaaagaaggaggagaaggagaagaagaagaagaaggagaagaagaagaaggagaagaaggaggagaaggagaagaagaagaaggagaagaaggaggagaaggagaagaagaaggagaaggagaagaagaaggagaagaaggaggagacggaggagaagaagaaggagaaggaggagaggaagaaggagaagaagaagaaggagaaggaggagaaggaggaagaagaagaaggagaagaagaagaaggagaagaaggaggagaaggaggagaagaaggaagagaaggaggagaagaagaaggagaaggaggagaagaagaaggagaagaagaaggaggagaaggaggagaagaagaaggagaaggaggagaagaagaaggagaagaagaacaacaacaaacaacatcaACAACCAGACAGGTGTCCAGACCTGCAGGTCCAGCTCGATGGGTAGGGGTTCAGTGTTGTGGTTGAGGTTGTTGGCATGCGTTGAGCTGCTGTCTGATCCATCGTCGTCCATCATAATGCTGCAGTCCAGACCTATTTATTGATTGAAACACATATTGATTGTTTGAATCTATTGGACAGTAAAATCACATATAAAGCCAGTCACTCCTGACAGAAATAACGTAATGTATAACCTGAAGGCTCATTTTCATGATTGAGTTGATGACAGACTGATTGATTGAGTTGATTATTGATCTCATGACTGATTGTTTGAGTTGATGACAGACTGATTCATTGAGTTGATTATTGATCTCATGACTGATTGATTGAGTTGATGACAGACTGATTGATTGAGTTGATTATTTTATTAAGTTGATTATTGATCTCATGACTGATTGATTGAGTTGATTATTGATCTCATGACTGATTGATTGAGTGGATTATTGATCTCATGACTGATTGATTGAGTTGCTGACAGACTGATT is drawn from Oncorhynchus gorbuscha isolate QuinsamMale2020 ecotype Even-year unplaced genomic scaffold, OgorEven_v1.0 Un_scaffold_897, whole genome shotgun sequence and contains these coding sequences:
- the LOC124020749 gene encoding TGF-beta receptor type-2-like, whose amino-acid sequence is MFYWYRVQRHRKLSQEQWDSKKSKRKGKGLDCSIMMDDDGSDSSSTHANNLNHNTEPLPIELDLQVGKGRFAEVFKAKLRQPGSSSDQYETVAVKIFPEEEYASWKNEKDIFSDINLRHDNVLHFLTAEERKMSKQYWLITAFHPRGNLQEYLTRNLVSWEDLRGLGWSLACGVAHLHSDHTACGRPKVPIVHRDLKSSNILVKQDLTCCLCDFGLGLRLDNTMTVDDLANSGQVGTARYMAPEVLESRLNLENIESFKQTDVYSMALVLWEITSRCHAIGEVKDYEPPYGCKVQMHPGVESMKDHLLRDRGRPEIPDSWINHQGIAIVCGSIEECWDHDPEARLTAQCVAERFSEIEDEMEKLSSRSSSDEKIPAEEQKIPTRPEEEQQTIAEQIEEVKVAVESSVSDEK